The DNA segment GTTGATAGATTGATAATCCGATCTCCTGTCGTGCCTTCTGGTTAATCAGTCTTGCCTCAATATGGGCGCTTTTTTCACGCAGCCCGATATTTACCACAACCAATATGGCTACGATGGTCAGGATGGATAGCGCCAAGCCGATGATTTGTCGCTGTATGGGATGTTCAGTTAAGTGAGGCATTCCAATATATTTCTAATCGACCTGGTAGAGACCATAACTGTCAAATATGCGCTTTCCATTATCGGAAGCGGCAAAATCCATAAACTTTTTCGCGATTTCAGGATACTTGGCAGTGCTCAACAAACCCAACATCAGCCTCTTTTTTTTGGCGTACTGTGCATCGATTGGGAGGGAATCAATGAGCTTTGAATTTTCCGGCCAGGTGGCTGTGGCATGCCAGTTGATGACGAGATCAGCCTCGCCGTCTTTCAAAACTTCAATCAGGCGTTTAGAGTCTGTGGTCAGTTCTTTTACATTTAGCATGACATCCTCGAAGATCCCTGCTGAGGTGAGAATCCTTTTTGTCTCCTTTCCTATACTGCCGCTGTCGGGATTGCCTATGACGATATAGTGATTGGGGCTTTTCATGGCATCCAGGTTCTGCTGAAACCCTTTGGGATTGCCTTCTCGGACCATCATGGCCGCCTTGTTGTAGCCGACATGAACCGATTTGCTGATCAGTCCTTCGGCTTTGGCCTGCCTGATATAGGATTCAGAACCTGGCAGATAGAGGTCACCCTGACGGTTGAATCTGATTGATCTGAGCAGGTTGCCAGAGCCGCCTTTTATGATAGAGATCTTGATGCCTTCCCGTTTTTCGAGAATTGCAGCGATCACGGAGATCGGTTTTATCATGGTGATGCCACAGTAGACGAGCAGCTCTTTCTTGGGGACGGGTTGTTGGGGGGCGAAGACGAGCCGATTGAGGAAATAGACAGTCAGACTCAATAGTCCGAAAATCATTAAAATGATCAGGGTCTTTTTTTTAATGAGTGTAATGATAATTGGATCCCTATCTGAGAAGTGTTTCCTGTTGATATGGTGGGTGTTGCTTGGTTATTTGTAATAATTAACCTAGTGTATGGATGCTTTAGATCCTGCATTCGTAACTACTGACAAGTATAGTAATCCAAGACTGAAACAAGCCAGTAAAACTGATACATTCTTTGCTGTTTTAGGTTGGAAATGACGCTGCAGTCTGTAAAAAAAAAGGCGGACACTAAGTCCGCCTTTTTCTTTTGGGTCCGTTGTCACGGACCCTCAAGCAATCACGCTGAATTACTTGGCTTCAGGAGCTGCTGCCTGAGGAGCAACAGGAGCACCGTAAGGGGCTACAGGCGCGCCATAAGGAGCACCGTAAGGAGCGCCGTAAGGGGCGTAACCGTAGTAAGGACGGTTGTAGTAGTTGTTGTAACCACGACCATAACCGTTGCCAGCGCCACGGGCGTTACCGCTCATGTTGAAAGAGAAGTCGCCAGAACCGTCACCATTGCCGAACATGTCGTTGTTGTTGCCCCAACCATTGTTCCAAGGGTTGCCCCACCATGCAGAAGCAGAAGCGGAAGCGGCGATCAGAGCAGCAGCGGCTGCGATTTTTACGATTTTGGACATGAGTCATTCCTCAGTGTTAAATTTTTTGAAAAGTGTCAGAAGTAAGATACTGCGTTACTATGGTGCAAAAGAATATTAGTAATTACTTAAATATTCAATAACTAATTATCTATCGTTTAATTAGCCTCGATAGTAATTGGCTATATAGGGGTGGTTTTGCCGGTTGTGTCAGAGTTCAGCCGGGGCGCCCATCAACACGTGGGCGAAGCAGAATCGGTAGATAGGTAATGACAAAGAGTAGATAGCAGATCGACCAGATGGCGCCTGAGAGTGCGATGCAGACCTGATAACTGATGAGACCAGTGATGGGTAACACTACCCGAATGACCACTGCGATATTGATCAAGACGAAAGCGGTGAGCATGGATCTG comes from the Candidatus Thiodiazotropha sp. CDECU1 genome and includes:
- a CDS encoding sulfur globule family protein, whose product is MSKIVKIAAAAALIAASASASAWWGNPWNNGWGNNNDMFGNGDGSGDFSFNMSGNARGAGNGYGRGYNNYYNRPYYGYAPYGAPYGAPYGAPVAPYGAPVAPQAAAPEAK
- a CDS encoding substrate-binding domain-containing protein, producing the protein MIFGLLSLTVYFLNRLVFAPQQPVPKKELLVYCGITMIKPISVIAAILEKREGIKISIIKGGSGNLLRSIRFNRQGDLYLPGSESYIRQAKAEGLISKSVHVGYNKAAMMVREGNPKGFQQNLDAMKSPNHYIVIGNPDSGSIGKETKRILTSAGIFEDVMLNVKELTTDSKRLIEVLKDGEADLVINWHATATWPENSKLIDSLPIDAQYAKKKRLMLGLLSTAKYPEIAKKFMDFAASDNGKRIFDSYGLYQVD